In the Bacillus shivajii genome, one interval contains:
- a CDS encoding M20 peptidase aminoacylase family protein, whose product MNPTIEKLTPKLLKIFSYLHKNPEISWEEYETTKYIKGLFEDYECKITTLNHSTGLIVEVGQGRPVVALRADIDALWQEVDGEFQGNHSCGHDAHMTIAIGSLFTLLENGYPDNGTFRFIFQPAEEKGTGALSLVDEGVIDDVDFLYGMHLRPIQELKHGQFAPAIKHGAAKLVSGVIRGDDAHGARPHLNENAIQIGSELIQHFNNLYIDPMVPHSVKMTAFQAGGKSKNIIPGSATFSLDIRAQTNEAMAELTDKVERVSKMLADFHEVTIDLTTEANIAAAVIHDEACSMMRDAIWDCAGEEKRKPVITTTGGDDFHFYTIKRPNVKATMLAIGCDLQPGLHHPNMTFNHDVLPQAVEIMTDVLVKTAQKYT is encoded by the coding sequence ATGAATCCAACGATTGAAAAGTTAACACCAAAGTTATTAAAGATTTTCTCCTATTTACATAAAAATCCGGAAATTAGCTGGGAAGAATATGAAACAACGAAATATATTAAGGGCTTATTCGAAGACTATGAATGCAAAATAACCACATTAAATCATTCAACAGGGTTAATTGTTGAAGTGGGGCAAGGGAGACCGGTTGTTGCGTTACGAGCAGATATTGACGCCCTTTGGCAGGAGGTTGACGGGGAATTTCAAGGGAACCATTCGTGCGGACACGATGCACACATGACGATTGCGATTGGGTCATTATTTACCCTGTTGGAGAACGGATATCCTGACAATGGAACATTTCGCTTTATTTTTCAACCTGCTGAAGAAAAAGGGACAGGCGCATTATCGCTTGTCGATGAAGGTGTCATTGATGATGTCGACTTTTTATATGGTATGCATTTAAGGCCGATCCAGGAATTAAAACATGGACAATTTGCACCTGCAATAAAACATGGTGCTGCAAAGCTTGTAAGTGGAGTCATCCGAGGCGATGATGCTCATGGGGCACGCCCTCATTTAAATGAAAATGCCATTCAGATCGGCAGTGAACTGATTCAACATTTCAATAATCTCTATATTGATCCAATGGTTCCGCACTCGGTGAAAATGACTGCATTTCAAGCGGGTGGGAAAAGCAAAAACATTATTCCAGGATCTGCAACGTTTTCATTAGACATACGTGCTCAAACAAATGAAGCGATGGCGGAATTAACGGATAAAGTTGAACGTGTTTCCAAGATGCTTGCAGATTTTCACGAAGTCACGATTGATTTAACAACGGAGGCCAATATAGCGGCTGCAGTTATTCATGATGAAGCTTGTTCGATGATGCGTGATGCCATTTGGGACTGTGCAGGAGAGGAAAAACGAAAGCCGGTGATTACAACCACTGGAGGAGATGATTTTCATTTTTACACGATTAAACGTCCTAATGTAAAGGCAACGATGCTTGCGATTGGTTGTGATTTACAGCCTGGCCTTCATCACCCAAACATGACATTTAATCATGACGTCCTTCCACAAGCCGTGGAGATTATGACCGATGTATTAGTAAAGACGGCTCAAAAATATACGTAG
- a CDS encoding YkvI family membrane protein codes for MKNVFEGAFGRYLLPAIILQSVLIGGGFATGREIVEFGARYGALGWLGGIGIFIGFTVMAMLTFEFARKFKAYNYRSLFKELIGPFWFLFDIIYLGLAILIIAIMASATGEIMNSTLGVNYWVGVILITVVVGILNFYGKGLIERFKTFGTLALMLGYLVFAILVISTTWESASAVLSSGDTSFMPGTISIWTVLWSGVLYVGYNLAVYPATLFTIERQRKRKEAIISGIIAGVFMTVPWFLTYFSILGHYPSEEVLGASVPWLVMLNDFPTWVIVTFGIVVGWTLIETSSGMIHAFVERLESQMEEMTNKTLTAAHRGIIAVGTLVMAVILAQVGIIDLIATGYTAMAYGMIAVFALPLLTIGVYKIFFKREEDRSEKKDVKGA; via the coding sequence ATGAAGAATGTATTTGAAGGAGCATTTGGGAGATACCTCCTCCCAGCGATTATTTTGCAATCTGTATTAATTGGAGGAGGATTTGCGACAGGGCGTGAAATTGTGGAATTCGGTGCAAGGTATGGTGCACTCGGGTGGTTAGGCGGTATAGGAATCTTCATTGGTTTTACTGTAATGGCGATGCTAACATTTGAATTTGCGCGAAAGTTCAAGGCCTACAACTATCGATCTCTGTTTAAAGAACTGATTGGTCCATTTTGGTTTTTATTTGACATTATTTATTTAGGACTTGCTATTTTGATTATCGCCATTATGGCATCAGCAACAGGTGAAATTATGAACAGTACGCTTGGGGTAAATTACTGGGTAGGTGTTATCCTCATTACTGTTGTCGTTGGTATTTTGAATTTTTATGGAAAAGGACTTATCGAACGCTTTAAGACATTTGGTACGTTAGCACTTATGCTTGGTTATTTAGTATTTGCTATTTTAGTCATTTCAACGACATGGGAAAGTGCATCTGCCGTTCTCAGTTCTGGTGATACTAGCTTTATGCCTGGAACGATCTCGATTTGGACAGTATTATGGAGTGGGGTTTTATATGTCGGTTATAACTTAGCTGTATACCCAGCAACCCTATTTACGATCGAACGTCAGCGAAAGCGTAAAGAAGCGATTATTTCTGGTATTATCGCTGGTGTGTTCATGACAGTTCCGTGGTTCTTAACTTACTTTAGTATTTTAGGACATTATCCATCTGAAGAGGTATTAGGTGCATCTGTTCCATGGCTCGTGATGTTGAATGACTTCCCAACTTGGGTCATTGTCACTTTTGGAATTGTTGTTGGCTGGACGTTAATCGAAACATCTTCTGGAATGATCCATGCGTTTGTTGAACGATTGGAATCGCAAATGGAAGAGATGACGAATAAAACGCTAACAGCTGCACATAGAGGAATCATAGCAGTGGGAACACTTGTAATGGCGGTGATTTTAGCTCAGGTTGGAATCATTGATCTTATTGCAACAGGATATACAGCCATGGCATATGGAATGATTGCCGTATTTGCCTTACCATTATTGACGATTGGTGTGTATAAGATTTTCTTTAAGCGCGAGGAAGATCGATCAGAGAAAAAGGATGTTAAGGGAGCATAG
- a CDS encoding MurR/RpiR family transcriptional regulator yields MERIFNTIKEQQPTFSKGLKKIATHFFNDPKIFAVHSAAQVGGQIGVSETTVIRFCYKLGYDGYKALQEDVQYYLFQKSSLLDYAEAKRSEANHSIKKMMQNDINHISKLIDQLPEKDLEMAVSTIASADRVLVSGVRSSHALASWFAFALDLVIGRTRFYQPNVDDVLLRISELTESSVFVAFSFHRYAVETVQIAKLAKQQGAFVIAFTDSPFSPISEFSDLVMPVQVKSTLDAAPVVFSLMNSIVSTISLRNSGTFQERADRFDSIEAQEFFYKT; encoded by the coding sequence ATGGAACGTATCTTTAACACGATTAAAGAGCAGCAACCGACTTTTTCAAAAGGATTGAAAAAGATTGCGACCCACTTTTTTAACGATCCAAAAATCTTTGCTGTTCATTCAGCTGCACAAGTTGGTGGGCAAATTGGTGTTAGTGAAACAACCGTCATTCGATTTTGTTATAAGCTTGGTTACGATGGTTACAAAGCTTTACAAGAAGACGTGCAATATTATTTATTTCAAAAAAGCAGTCTATTAGATTATGCCGAGGCGAAACGTTCTGAAGCGAATCACTCGATTAAAAAAATGATGCAAAATGATATCAATCATATTTCTAAATTAATCGATCAACTGCCAGAAAAGGACTTAGAAATGGCTGTATCTACGATAGCTTCTGCAGATAGGGTGCTAGTCTCTGGGGTGCGTTCATCGCATGCACTTGCCAGTTGGTTCGCGTTTGCACTTGATCTTGTCATTGGTCGTACACGTTTTTATCAACCAAATGTCGATGATGTCCTACTTAGAATCAGTGAATTAACGGAAAGTAGCGTTTTTGTCGCTTTTTCATTTCACCGATATGCCGTTGAAACGGTTCAGATTGCGAAATTGGCGAAACAGCAAGGAGCTTTTGTCATCGCATTTACGGATTCTCCTTTTTCGCCGATTTCTGAATTTTCCGACCTTGTAATGCCTGTGCAAGTAAAATCTACCCTTGACGCAGCCCCTGTTGTTTTTTCATTAATGAATAGTATCGTTTCTACCATTTCATTACGAAATTCAGGAACGTTTCAAGAAAGAGCCGACCGTTTTGATTCGATTGAAGCACAAGAGTTTTTCTATAAGACGTAA
- a CDS encoding GNAT family N-acetyltransferase has product MSEQIEMRQLTTMEELTTMQHVEKSVWNMHPIPVHQTYTALKNGGVILGAFANEKMIGFLYSFAGFDGKEPYLCSHMLGILPEYRKGGLGVCMKLKQAEVAERMGYSKITWTFDPLESLNAYLNLHKLGAVGSYYKENNYGSMNDELNQGLPTDRIVIEWKMNGRPKRNIVFDKTKLLLDMDNGHPVTTKVFTDEFPNESNEWFIAIPANFQSMKQENIKLAKEWRYETRKVFQALYSHGYEAKDLIHDRSSQLSYYYFSKK; this is encoded by the coding sequence ATGTCAGAACAAATTGAAATGAGACAGCTAACTACGATGGAAGAGTTGACAACTATGCAACATGTGGAGAAATCCGTTTGGAACATGCATCCCATTCCCGTGCATCAAACCTATACGGCATTAAAAAATGGTGGGGTGATTTTGGGGGCTTTTGCAAATGAAAAAATGATCGGTTTTCTTTATAGTTTCGCAGGGTTTGACGGCAAAGAACCTTATCTTTGTTCACATATGCTTGGAATATTGCCTGAATATCGTAAAGGCGGACTAGGAGTTTGCATGAAACTGAAACAGGCAGAGGTTGCAGAAAGGATGGGATACTCAAAAATCACATGGACATTTGATCCACTTGAAAGCTTGAATGCGTATTTAAACTTACACAAACTCGGCGCGGTTGGTTCGTATTATAAGGAGAATAATTATGGTTCGATGAATGATGAATTAAATCAAGGATTACCAACGGATCGGATTGTCATCGAATGGAAAATGAATGGAAGACCAAAGCGGAATATCGTTTTTGATAAAACAAAGTTATTACTTGATATGGACAATGGTCATCCGGTAACGACAAAAGTTTTTACAGACGAATTCCCTAATGAAAGTAATGAATGGTTTATCGCCATTCCTGCAAATTTTCAATCAATGAAACAAGAAAATATTAAACTCGCAAAAGAGTGGCGATATGAAACAAGAAAGGTTTTTCAAGCTTTATATTCCCATGGGTATGAGGCGAAAGATCTCATTCATGATCGTTCCAGTCAATTAAGTTATTACTATTTTTCAAAAAAATAA
- a CDS encoding PD-(D/E)XK nuclease family protein, with product MQIDEQRIKEVIDSITEEVKTNLSSESKEYIRFLQQLIEEGIPIPVLTVCGKGTQEIRFTKYFTYYLDETQLHGLKDKCLKYAFDIEAKEAGLSEDWYKGCNVYAEYNLGTLPGYNVNNYVDILIQGEGFVLCIEQKLFSGESNTNESNLGQLNRYSLAMAKNENFKDLQFIKVYLTPKESIPTTSNDWIPMSHETIILRLLPLMSDENLSLAAVENVKRLLLDFILGPYGSTTKVINQLHTLSKEVVKNGFPVSKTKAFIDAIKENHLLLEILRGGKYK from the coding sequence AAAGAATTAAAGAAGTGATCGATTCTATTACCGAAGAGGTCAAAACCAATTTATCGTCGGAAAGTAAAGAATACATACGTTTTCTTCAACAATTAATAGAAGAAGGAATTCCTATACCAGTATTAACCGTTTGTGGTAAAGGTACTCAAGAAATAAGGTTTACGAAGTATTTTACTTATTATTTAGACGAAACACAGTTACATGGTTTAAAGGACAAATGTTTAAAATATGCATTTGATATTGAAGCGAAAGAGGCTGGGCTTTCAGAGGACTGGTATAAAGGGTGTAATGTTTATGCTGAATATAACTTAGGTACGCTCCCTGGTTACAACGTAAACAACTATGTAGATATCCTGATTCAAGGTGAAGGGTTCGTTCTCTGTATTGAACAAAAGCTTTTCAGTGGAGAAAGTAATACAAATGAGTCAAACCTAGGACAATTGAATCGTTATAGTTTGGCAATGGCGAAAAATGAAAACTTCAAGGACCTTCAGTTTATCAAAGTCTACTTAACCCCCAAGGAGTCAATCCCAACCACATCAAATGATTGGATTCCTATGTCCCATGAAACGATCATCTTGCGCCTACTGCCTCTTATGTCGGATGAAAACCTTTCACTCGCTGCTGTTGAGAATGTAAAGCGGCTCTTACTTGATTTCATACTAGGGCCGTATGGTTCAACGACTAAAGTGATCAATCAATTACATACACTGTCCAAAGAAGTAGTCAAGAACGGATTCCCTGTTAGTAAAACAAAAGCCTTTATAGATGCAATCAAAGAGAACCACCTTTTATTAGAAATTCTTAGAGGAGGCAAATATAAATGA
- a CDS encoding YifB family Mg chelatase-like AAA ATPase, with protein sequence MSSKVNSIGLKGLEGYIVQVEVQVMDGMESVVIVGLPDASVKESKERVSAALHSMGYQLIDKKVIVNLSPSEVKKNGPLFDLAIALGILKSGDFIKRRLPTDCAFIGALSLDGSVVPVEGMLPAILAAKKLNVKKLFLPYDPTIPQIDLDELELVYISTLQDVIDQLHGKSPFPFIPKKSKVEEKPMIEKDFNQIIGHEFAKRALEIAAAGGHYVMMDGPPGCGKSLLAETFPSILPPLSNEAQLEKVSLYQLAGAPYDSIMLPPFRQPHHSASAVSIIGGGTNPKPGEVSLAHHGVLFLDELAEFTKKTLDMLRQPLENKKVTISRVHSTVTYPANFIFIAAMNPCPCGYLGSNKHYCSCTENQIKSYQNRVSGPIRDRIDILFSLRPVNLKEHNFQDIESSRAIQKRVMKAREKQYERFGTKAWNANVPFETLIRASPLSESQQQNVQHLCAKEGLSNRVQIKLIRLARTISDVNGSDQITDEAIEEAVKLRGITYVN encoded by the coding sequence ATGTCGTCCAAAGTGAATAGTATTGGCTTAAAAGGTTTGGAAGGATACATTGTTCAAGTCGAAGTGCAAGTCATGGATGGGATGGAGTCTGTTGTGATCGTTGGCTTGCCAGACGCTTCAGTGAAAGAGTCGAAGGAGCGGGTGTCTGCGGCCTTACATAGTATGGGTTATCAATTGATTGATAAGAAAGTGATCGTCAACTTATCGCCATCTGAAGTGAAGAAAAACGGACCGTTATTTGATTTAGCGATTGCATTAGGGATCTTAAAAAGTGGCGATTTTATTAAGAGGCGGTTGCCTACGGATTGTGCGTTTATTGGTGCATTGTCGCTCGATGGTTCTGTTGTACCCGTTGAAGGAATGCTCCCTGCCATTTTAGCCGCGAAGAAATTAAACGTGAAGAAACTGTTTTTACCTTATGATCCAACCATTCCCCAAATTGATCTTGATGAATTGGAACTTGTTTATATTTCAACACTCCAAGACGTCATCGATCAACTGCATGGAAAATCTCCTTTTCCGTTTATCCCAAAGAAATCGAAAGTCGAAGAAAAACCAATGATTGAAAAAGACTTCAACCAAATTATTGGACACGAGTTTGCAAAACGAGCACTAGAGATCGCGGCAGCAGGAGGACATTATGTGATGATGGACGGGCCGCCCGGCTGTGGAAAGAGTCTCTTAGCAGAAACGTTCCCATCAATCCTCCCACCGCTTTCAAATGAAGCGCAGTTAGAAAAAGTAAGCCTCTATCAGCTTGCTGGAGCGCCTTATGACTCTATTATGCTCCCTCCATTTCGTCAACCGCATCACTCAGCATCAGCAGTTTCCATCATCGGTGGCGGTACCAACCCAAAGCCTGGTGAAGTATCGCTTGCCCATCATGGTGTTCTCTTTCTCGATGAACTCGCCGAATTCACGAAAAAAACGTTAGATATGTTAAGACAGCCGTTAGAAAACAAAAAAGTGACGATTAGTCGTGTTCATTCAACCGTGACATACCCAGCAAACTTTATTTTTATCGCAGCGATGAATCCATGTCCCTGCGGATATTTAGGGTCAAACAAGCACTATTGCAGCTGTACAGAAAACCAAATAAAAAGCTACCAAAACCGAGTCTCTGGGCCAATTCGAGATCGCATCGACATTTTATTTTCTTTACGACCAGTTAATTTAAAAGAACATAACTTTCAAGATATCGAATCATCTCGAGCGATCCAAAAAAGAGTCATGAAAGCAAGAGAGAAACAATACGAAAGGTTTGGAACGAAGGCTTGGAATGCAAATGTTCCATTTGAAACGTTAATTCGTGCCTCACCTCTATCGGAAAGCCAGCAGCAAAATGTCCAACACTTATGTGCGAAAGAAGGATTGAGTAATCGTGTCCAAATCAAGCTTATTCGTCTCGCACGAACGATCTCGGACGTAAACGGGAGTGATCAAATCACAGACGAAGCGATAGAAGAAGCGGTTAAGTTGAGGGGGATTACTTATGTAAATTAG
- the menC gene encoding o-succinylbenzoate synthase: protein MPLKQIKLHKLNMRLKAPFTTSFGTFQDKEFFVTECIDREGNRGFGESVAFTSPWYSEETVKTNEHVIEDFLIKALKENDIEHPDQVSELFAPFKRNNMAKSAVEGAIWDLYAKRKNISLAKAIGGEKTEIDVGISIGIQPTVKDLLNTVDHYVQEGYKRIKIKIKPGWDVDVLREVRKHFPDTPIMADANSAYTLKDIDHLKQLDDLDLTMIEQPLEHDDIVDHAKLQAVMETPICLDESIHSLADARKAIELGSCKIINIKIGRVGGLTEAKRIHDYCRDHDIAVWCGGMLEAGVGRAHNIALTTLSQFILPGDTAGSSRYWEQDIIKPEVTVKDGVIHVPDKPGIGYDIDDEALEKFTVDVKTFQL from the coding sequence ATCCCACTTAAACAGATTAAATTACATAAGTTAAACATGCGTTTAAAAGCTCCTTTTACGACAAGCTTTGGAACTTTTCAAGATAAGGAGTTCTTTGTCACAGAGTGTATTGACCGTGAAGGGAATCGTGGTTTTGGCGAATCGGTCGCATTTACAAGTCCGTGGTATAGCGAAGAAACGGTCAAAACAAACGAGCATGTCATCGAGGATTTTTTAATAAAAGCATTAAAGGAAAATGACATTGAACATCCAGATCAAGTATCAGAACTTTTTGCTCCATTTAAGCGAAATAATATGGCGAAGTCCGCTGTGGAAGGAGCGATTTGGGACCTTTATGCAAAACGTAAAAATATTTCTCTAGCAAAAGCAATTGGAGGAGAGAAAACAGAAATTGACGTTGGTATTAGTATTGGAATCCAGCCAACCGTGAAAGACCTTCTCAACACAGTGGATCATTACGTTCAGGAAGGCTACAAGCGAATCAAGATTAAAATAAAGCCTGGCTGGGATGTCGATGTTTTACGCGAAGTTCGTAAACACTTTCCTGATACGCCGATTATGGCAGATGCTAATTCAGCGTACACATTGAAGGATATCGATCACTTAAAACAACTCGATGACCTTGATTTAACGATGATTGAACAGCCACTTGAGCACGATGACATTGTTGATCATGCAAAGCTCCAAGCTGTGATGGAAACGCCGATTTGTTTAGATGAAAGCATTCATTCACTTGCAGATGCTAGAAAGGCAATTGAACTAGGTAGCTGTAAAATTATCAATATAAAAATAGGGCGTGTTGGCGGACTTACCGAGGCAAAACGAATTCATGATTACTGTCGAGACCATGACATTGCTGTCTGGTGTGGGGGGATGCTGGAAGCAGGGGTTGGACGAGCACACAATATTGCTTTAACGACTTTGTCACAATTTATTCTTCCTGGTGACACTGCAGGATCTTCAAGGTACTGGGAACAAGATATCATTAAGCCAGAAGTGACCGTTAAAGATGGTGTCATTCATGTCCCTGATAAGCCCGGAATCGGCTATGACATCGATGACGAGGCATTAGAGAAATTCACAGTTGATGTGAAAACATTTCAGCTTTAA
- a CDS encoding helix-turn-helix domain-containing protein translates to MFERKPVIREEYFILTGDFALAVILDQMVHWSGYAAELDRWIEEQKKKGRTPNLTPMNGWFCKTAEELVEETMLNVSPNTMNDYLNRLIELGWIEQRPNPRYNKNPKELYRVNFAKLHADLEQLGFEA, encoded by the coding sequence ATGTTTGAAAGAAAACCAGTTATTAGAGAAGAATATTTCATATTAACGGGAGATTTTGCATTGGCAGTAATCCTAGATCAAATGGTACATTGGTCAGGCTACGCTGCTGAGCTTGATCGATGGATTGAAGAACAAAAAAAGAAAGGAAGAACTCCTAACTTAACACCAATGAACGGGTGGTTCTGCAAGACAGCTGAGGAATTAGTTGAAGAGACGATGTTAAATGTTTCACCAAATACAATGAATGACTATTTAAATAGATTAATAGAATTAGGCTGGATCGAGCAACGCCCGAACCCACGTTATAACAAAAATCCAAAGGAATTATATCGAGTGAACTTTGCAAAACTGCACGCCGACCTCGAACAGCTTGGCTTTGAAGCGTAG
- a CDS encoding sigma-70 family RNA polymerase sigma factor: MDFSKEKEFEEVCESFMPLVYSLIKKWNLQRDYEEYEQVGRIALYEAWSKHDPEKGPFAAYAKSYVYGKIRHMITSKKRWGDHNVAMEPADMTSIATSVQESEEQRMMLEDWLDRLELKKRERQWAKEALIHGHKPKEIAEMYGVSINSVKYWRKQALKKLAECQSLSEFCRIEGRRTK, translated from the coding sequence TTGGATTTTTCAAAAGAAAAAGAGTTTGAGGAAGTTTGTGAATCATTCATGCCACTTGTTTATTCGCTCATTAAGAAATGGAATTTACAAAGAGATTATGAGGAGTATGAGCAAGTAGGAAGGATCGCGCTATATGAGGCGTGGTCGAAGCATGACCCGGAAAAAGGTCCATTTGCAGCTTACGCGAAAAGCTATGTTTATGGAAAGATCAGGCACATGATTACATCGAAAAAACGCTGGGGTGACCATAATGTTGCCATGGAACCAGCAGACATGACGAGTATAGCGACATCGGTCCAAGAAAGTGAAGAACAACGAATGATGTTAGAAGATTGGCTCGACCGATTAGAACTGAAGAAGCGGGAACGCCAATGGGCGAAAGAAGCCCTCATTCATGGACATAAACCAAAGGAAATCGCAGAAATGTACGGTGTGAGCATAAACAGCGTGAAGTATTGGCGCAAGCAAGCACTAAAAAAACTAGCGGAGTGCCAGTCACTTTCCGAATTTTGTCGAATTGAGGGACGTCGCACGAAGTGA